A window of the Vanessa cardui chromosome 27, ilVanCard2.1, whole genome shotgun sequence genome harbors these coding sequences:
- the LOC124541271 gene encoding putative ammonium transporter 2 — protein sequence MDMNWTYHVGLRSPNLTNTTVNLQENFEIDLEDTNWILTSSFIIFTMQTGFGMLESGCVSIKNEANIMMKNLADISLGGLTYWIFGYGMSFGEGALSNPFIGVGNFLVDPPVGDALMGPVFASFLFQLSFATTATTIVSGAMAERCNFKAYCLFSFLNTIVYCVPAGWVWGEHGFLNKLGAVDIAGSGPVHLIGGSSAFASALMLGPRLGRYARGTDPLPLGNPVNVVMGTFVLWWGWLAFNSGSTYGVSGAKWQYAARAAVMTMMGSFGGGCFGLLFTLIKNKGRADVMELVNSILGSLVAITAGCFLYRAWEAVVIGMLGGAIASASVPLLDKMKVDDPVGASAVHGACGLWGVIAVGLFADNPIPMDTTNGRSGLFKGGGWYLLGVQTLTGVCLMAWGALVTMALLWLIDLVLPIRMDPYEELLGADLTEHKIRHSQVDVSRAVSALRPYHRSVSIEEVGGIGVNTGHSLVVDKLQEIHKKNKGQGKLNGNLKIFTNNGFIGDTASEPSSFINNGFLNKRPGNPENDLHRALDSMEKEISGEKFKNRTHPENVAKITVIPEQLKGKKFKELSASELAELGELNASEGRFRYRFTEDDYKDDVERGSVTNPNMRWID from the exons ATGGACATGAACTGGACATATCATGTTGGTCTGCGGTCCCCAAACCTCACAAACACGACTGTCAACTTACAAGAAAACTTTGAGATTGATCTGGAAGATACAAATTGGATTTTAACATCATCCTTCATCATATTTACTATGCAAACTg GTTTCGGAATGCTGGAGTCTGGCTGCGTGTCCATAAAGAACGAAGCGAATATCATGATGAAAAATCTTGCAGACATCTCTTTAGGAG GTCTGACATACTGGATCTTCGGTTACGGCATGTCTTTCGGCGAAGGTGCCCTTTCCAACCCATTTATCGGTGTTGGCAACTTCTTGGTAGACCCGCCAGTGGGGGACGCGCTGATGGGGCCAGTGTTTGCGTCATTTCTATTCCAGTTGTCGTTTGCGACAACAGCGACAACAATTGTCAGTGGAGCGATGGCAGAGAG GTGCAACTTCAAGGCATACTGTTTATTCTCGTTTTTAAACACCATCGTCTACTGTGTGCCAGCGGGCTGGGTGTGGGGGGAGCATGGGTTCCTGAACAAGTTGGGGGCCGTGGATATAGCTGGTTCCGGTCCTGTGCATCTTATTG GTGGATCGTCAGCCTTCGCATCCGCATTGATGCTGGGACCACGTCTTGGACGATACGCCAGGGGTACCGATCCATTACCCCTCGGAAATCCTGTAAATGTCGTGATGGGGACTTTCGTGCTGTGGTGGGGATGGCTTGCCTTCAATTCGGGCAGTACTTATGGG GTAAGCGGCGCGAAATGGCAGTACGCAGCTCGGGCGGCGGTCATGACGATGATGGGATCCTTCGGTGGTGGATGCTTCGGTCTCCT TTTCACATTAATAAAGAACAAGGGACGCGCAGATGTCATGGAATTGGTTAACAGCATCCTGGGTTCACTGGTGGCTATTACTG CGGGTTGCTTCTTGTACCGCGCTTGGGAGGCTGTGGTCATAGGAATGCTGGGTGGTGCCATCGCGTCCGCTAGTGTTCCTCTATTAGATAAGATGAAGGTCGATGACCCCGTCGGTGCATCAGCTGTTCACGGAGCTTGTGGACTTTGGG GCGTTATAGCAGTTGGTCTGTTTGCTGATAATCCAATACCCATGGACACGACTAATGGAAGATCTGGTTTATTTaaag GTGGCGGATGGTACCTCCTCGGAGTCCAGACATTAACTGGCGTGTGTCTGATGGCGTGGGGCGCGCTTGTCACCATGGCGCTATTGTGGCTCATTGACCTCGTACTGCCCATCAGGATGGATCCGTATGAGGAGCTGCTGGGCGCTGATCTGACGGAGCACAAGATAAGACATTCTCAA GTGGACGTTTCCCGAGCGGTCTCGGCTTTGAGACCGTATCACAGGTCGGTCAGCATCGAGGAAGTCGGCGGTATTGGCGTGAACACCGGACATAGTCTTGTCGTGGATAAGTTACAAGAG ATTCATAAGAAAAACAAAGGACAAGGAAAGCTTAACGggaatttgaaaatattcaccAATAACGGTTTTATCGGAGATACCGCATCCGAGCCAAGTTCGTTCATAAATaacggttttttaaataaacgtccTGGCAACCCAGAAAACGATCTCCATCGCGCATTGGACTCAATGGAAAAAGAAATTAGCGgagagaaatttaaaaatcgaacacatCCTGAAAATGTCGCGAAAATTACAGTGATACCAGAACAATTGAAGGGAAAAAAGTTTAAAGAGTTGTCTGCGAGTGAATTGGCCGAATTAGGTGAACTCAATGCGAGCGAGGGGCGATTTAGATATCGATTCACAGAAGACGATTATAAAGACGACGTTGAAAGAGGCTCAGTTACGAATCCGAATATGCGATGGATCGATTAA